A section of the Bacillus pumilus genome encodes:
- the pabC gene encoding aminodeoxychorismate lyase yields the protein MIIYLNGQYIEEKDATLSPFDHGFLYGIGVFETFTSLAGQVFLLDWHLERLNQSLRDLCIESTIEKPFVLDIIHTLLNKNDIAGGHARIRFNVSAGRGNGFSADPYEEPVVFVMISPFRPESVLDEKQGVILQTRRNTPEGSRRLKSHHYMNNLLAKREVGNDPKVEGIFLTKENDVAEGITSNVFWRKGDVMYTPSLDTGILNGVTRRYCIETLQTMEASLKVGRYPVSHLLSADEAWMTNSVQGIVPFRSIGDISFSHNSRIFSTKLRTQYTKERLDYKE from the coding sequence ATGATCATTTATCTGAACGGTCAGTATATAGAGGAGAAAGACGCGACTCTTTCTCCTTTTGATCATGGTTTTCTATATGGCATCGGTGTATTCGAAACATTTACCAGCCTGGCAGGACAAGTCTTTCTGTTAGATTGGCACCTTGAAAGGCTCAATCAATCATTGCGTGACCTTTGCATCGAATCCACAATAGAGAAACCATTTGTACTCGACATCATTCATACTTTACTAAATAAAAACGACATAGCCGGCGGTCATGCGAGAATTCGCTTCAATGTATCCGCGGGCAGGGGCAATGGATTTTCTGCCGATCCTTATGAAGAACCTGTCGTGTTTGTCATGATCTCTCCATTCCGGCCCGAATCTGTTTTAGATGAGAAACAGGGAGTTATTCTTCAAACGAGGAGAAATACCCCGGAAGGTTCGAGGCGTCTCAAGTCTCACCATTATATGAACAACCTGCTCGCGAAAAGAGAAGTGGGAAATGATCCGAAGGTAGAAGGTATCTTTTTAACAAAAGAAAATGATGTGGCAGAAGGAATTACCTCCAATGTATTTTGGCGAAAAGGCGATGTGATGTATACACCATCACTTGATACAGGCATTTTAAATGGGGTTACTCGACGATATTGTATCGAAACACTCCAAACGATGGAGGCTTCACTAAAAGTAGGGCGATATCCAGTCTCCCATTTGCTATCAGCTGATGAGGCATGGATGACCAATTCTGTTCAAGGGATTGTGCCTTTCAGAAGTATAGGAGACATCTCCTTTTCCCACAACAGCCGAATCTTCTCAACAAAATTGAGAACTCAATATACAAAAGAACGTCTAGATTATAAAGAGTAG
- the pabA gene encoding aminodeoxychorismate/anthranilate synthase component II — MILMIDNYDSFTYNLVQYLGELGEELIVKRNDQVTIQEIEELKPDFLMISPGPCSPDEAGISMEAIKHFAGSIPIFGVCLGHQSIAQVFGGDVVRAERLMHGKTSEIEHDGKGVFTGLQNPLVATRYHSLIVKNETLPECFDATASTKEGELMAIRHKELPIESVQFHPESIMTSFGKEMLKNFIETYRKKGHEVNA; from the coding sequence ATGATATTAATGATTGATAATTATGATTCATTTACGTACAACCTGGTCCAGTATTTAGGTGAGCTTGGAGAAGAATTGATCGTGAAACGGAATGATCAAGTAACCATTCAAGAAATTGAAGAACTCAAGCCTGATTTTCTCATGATTTCTCCAGGACCATGCAGTCCTGATGAAGCGGGAATTAGTATGGAAGCAATCAAGCACTTTGCGGGAAGTATTCCGATTTTCGGTGTATGCCTAGGACATCAATCCATTGCGCAAGTCTTTGGAGGGGATGTCGTTCGTGCTGAACGCTTAATGCATGGTAAAACGTCAGAGATTGAACATGACGGAAAAGGTGTCTTCACTGGACTCCAAAATCCGCTTGTCGCAACGAGATATCATTCATTAATTGTCAAAAACGAGACGCTGCCAGAGTGCTTTGACGCAACAGCCAGCACAAAAGAAGGCGAGCTCATGGCCATTCGCCATAAAGAGCTGCCAATTGAAAGTGTACAGTTTCATCCTGAATCGATTATGACGTCCTTCGGAAAAGAAATGCTTAAAAATTTCATTGAAACCTATCGTAAAAAGGGGCATGAAGTAAACGCATGA
- a CDS encoding helix-turn-helix domain-containing protein, whose product MEKDVWGRRIRAYRKLKGYTQEGFAKRLGISVSVLGEIERGNRLPTNQLVGQIADALNITVEELSPNLEEERRGNDV is encoded by the coding sequence ATGGAAAAAGACGTGTGGGGTAGAAGAATTCGTGCATACCGAAAGCTAAAAGGGTATACTCAGGAAGGGTTCGCGAAAAGACTTGGCATCTCTGTCTCTGTCCTAGGAGAAATTGAGCGGGGCAATCGATTACCAACAAACCAATTGGTTGGTCAAATAGCAGATGCTTTAAATATAACGGTGGAAGAACTTTCACCAAATCTTGAAGAAGAAAGGAGGGGAAATGATGTTTAA
- the dusB gene encoding tRNA dihydrouridine synthase DusB — translation MFKIGDIDIKNKVVLAPMAGVCNSAFRLTVKEFGAGLVCAEMVSDKAILINNARTMGMLYIDEREKPLSLQIFGGEKDTLVEAAKFVDQNTTADIIDINMGCPVPKITKCDAGAKWLLDPNKIYEMVSAVVDAVDKPVTVKMRMGWDEDHIFAIDNARAVERAGGQAVALHGRTRVQMYEGTANWDIIKEVKQSVSIPVIGNGDVKTPQDAKRMLDETGADAVMIGRAALGNPWMIYRTVHYLETGELKEEPNVREKMSVCKLHLDRLIDLKGEHVAVREMRKHAAWYLKGVRGNADVRNQINQSETRAELVQVLDDFTIEAEAKELQSIKVG, via the coding sequence ATGTTTAAAATCGGAGATATCGACATTAAAAACAAAGTGGTGCTCGCACCTATGGCTGGTGTGTGCAACTCCGCCTTCAGACTGACAGTGAAAGAATTTGGAGCAGGTTTAGTCTGCGCTGAAATGGTCAGTGACAAGGCAATCCTGATCAACAATGCAAGAACAATGGGTATGCTATACATTGATGAACGGGAAAAGCCTTTGAGCCTTCAGATATTTGGAGGAGAAAAAGACACTCTCGTTGAAGCGGCAAAGTTTGTAGACCAGAATACCACAGCGGACATTATTGATATCAACATGGGCTGTCCTGTGCCGAAGATTACGAAATGTGATGCAGGAGCGAAATGGCTACTTGATCCAAACAAGATTTATGAAATGGTCTCTGCTGTTGTAGATGCTGTAGATAAACCTGTTACCGTGAAAATGAGAATGGGCTGGGACGAAGATCATATCTTTGCTATCGACAATGCCCGTGCTGTTGAACGAGCAGGTGGACAAGCGGTTGCACTTCACGGACGGACACGTGTGCAGATGTACGAAGGAACAGCAAATTGGGATATTATAAAAGAGGTCAAACAATCTGTTTCCATTCCTGTCATCGGCAATGGAGATGTCAAAACCCCTCAGGATGCAAAACGTATGCTTGATGAAACGGGTGCAGATGCTGTCATGATCGGAAGAGCGGCACTAGGAAACCCGTGGATGATCTATCGAACAGTTCATTATTTAGAAACGGGTGAACTGAAAGAAGAGCCAAACGTACGTGAGAAGATGTCAGTGTGTAAGCTTCACTTAGACAGACTTATTGATCTAAAAGGGGAGCATGTGGCTGTCAGAGAAATGAGAAAGCACGCAGCATGGTACTTAAAAGGTGTCCGAGGCAATGCGGACGTGAGAAATCAAATCAATCAAAGTGAAACGAGAGCGGAGCTTGTACAAGTTCTTGATGACTTTACGATCGAAGCCGAGGCAAAAGAGCTTCAAAGTATAAAAGTAGGATAA
- a CDS encoding anthranilate synthase component I family protein — MTQRRPMGIKIPFTKDAFLKRYEQLTAGVTHHVLLESARGGSYSIAGIHPIAKAKGKDGMTTIHYQDEVLFKEGDPFRAFTDWFQTLQTETNEEYPDFQGGAIGFLSYDYARYIEHFKMLSIDDLKTPDLYFLVFNDVAVFDHEENMLWLITHTEGAEPVSDTHQRLEDLKQKWTSSANESVQSPVHEPSVEFVPAAPFTEETFGEAVEKIKQYIASGDVFQVNLSIRQDEQLHTHPYELYKTLRQVNPSPYMSYLHTPDFQIVCGSPELLIKKKGTQLETRPIAGTRSRGKDEAEDHALAKELIENEKERAEHVMLVDLERNDLGRVSTYGSVRVNEFMAIEKYSHVMHIVSNVQGELRDDCDAVDVMRAVFPGGTITGAPKVRTMEIIEELEPTRRGLYTGSIGWFGFNQDMHFNIVIRTAYCTEGKAFMQSGAGIVIDSVPKHEYKESIKKAYAVKKALQLSKEETILS; from the coding sequence ATGACACAACGCAGGCCGATGGGCATCAAAATTCCTTTTACGAAAGATGCATTCTTGAAAAGATACGAACAATTAACTGCTGGCGTAACACACCATGTTCTGCTTGAAAGTGCTCGCGGTGGTTCCTACAGCATTGCTGGTATTCACCCAATTGCTAAAGCGAAGGGTAAAGACGGGATGACAACCATCCATTATCAAGATGAGGTGCTGTTCAAAGAAGGTGATCCATTCAGAGCGTTTACGGATTGGTTCCAAACCCTTCAAACTGAAACGAATGAGGAATACCCTGATTTTCAAGGCGGGGCGATTGGATTTTTAAGCTATGATTATGCTAGATATATTGAGCATTTTAAGATGTTGTCCATTGATGACCTGAAAACACCAGATCTTTATTTTCTCGTGTTTAATGATGTTGCGGTCTTTGATCATGAAGAAAACATGCTGTGGCTGATTACTCACACAGAGGGAGCGGAACCTGTGAGTGACACTCATCAAAGACTCGAAGATTTAAAGCAAAAGTGGACAAGCTCTGCAAATGAATCAGTGCAATCACCTGTTCATGAACCTTCTGTAGAATTTGTACCAGCAGCGCCTTTTACCGAAGAAACCTTTGGAGAAGCAGTAGAGAAGATTAAGCAATATATCGCAAGCGGTGATGTGTTCCAAGTGAATTTATCCATCAGACAAGATGAACAGCTCCACACACATCCGTATGAATTATACAAAACGTTACGTCAAGTCAATCCATCCCCTTATATGTCTTATTTGCACACGCCTGATTTCCAGATTGTTTGTGGATCTCCAGAGCTGTTGATTAAGAAAAAGGGAACTCAACTAGAAACAAGACCGATTGCGGGTACAAGATCAAGAGGCAAAGACGAGGCTGAGGATCACGCGCTGGCAAAAGAGCTCATTGAAAATGAAAAAGAACGCGCGGAGCATGTGATGCTCGTGGATCTTGAGCGGAATGACCTTGGACGCGTGTCCACTTATGGCTCAGTAAGAGTGAACGAATTTATGGCGATTGAAAAATATTCACACGTAATGCACATTGTATCCAACGTACAGGGGGAACTGCGTGATGATTGTGATGCAGTAGATGTCATGAGAGCCGTATTCCCAGGAGGCACAATTACAGGTGCTCCAAAGGTGAGAACAATGGAAATCATAGAAGAGCTTGAGCCAACAAGGCGTGGGCTTTATACTGGATCTATAGGCTGGTTTGGATTCAATCAAGATATGCACTTTAACATCGTCATTCGTACGGCGTACTGCACTGAAGGCAAAGCCTTTATGCAGTCGGGTGCTGGGATTGTCATCGATTCTGTACCAAAGCACGAATACAAAGAATCGATTAAAAAAGCCTATGCAGTGAAAAAAGCATTACAGTTGAGCAAAGAAGAGACTATTTTGAGTTAG
- the folB gene encoding dihydroneopterin aldolase: MDKVYVNGMEFYGYHGVFAEENKLGQRFRVDLTASLDLSKAGQTDDLNETINYAELYQICKSIVEGESVNLVETLTERIASQVLKDFPTVQECTVKVIKPDPPIPGHYQSVAIEMTRSRA; this comes from the coding sequence ATCGATAAAGTATATGTAAATGGAATGGAATTTTACGGCTACCATGGCGTATTTGCAGAAGAAAATAAATTAGGACAGCGGTTCCGCGTGGATTTAACAGCTTCACTTGATTTAAGTAAAGCCGGACAAACTGATGACCTCAATGAGACCATCAATTATGCGGAGCTCTACCAAATCTGCAAAAGCATTGTAGAGGGTGAATCAGTCAACCTCGTTGAAACACTAACAGAAAGAATTGCAAGCCAAGTGTTAAAGGACTTTCCGACAGTTCAGGAATGCACTGTGAAGGTGATTAAACCAGATCCGCCAATTCCAGGACACTATCAGTCCGTTGCCATTGAAATGACGAGATCGCGCGCATGA
- the lysS gene encoding lysine--tRNA ligase — MSNEGLNNEELNDQFQVRRDKMNKMREEGIDPFGERYDRSHQSAQIIAEYDEFSKEDLEEKSAQVTIAGRMMTKRGKGKAGFAHIQDLEGQIQIYVRKDSVGEEAYELFKSSDLGDIIGVTGTVFKTNVGELSIKATSFEVLTKALRPLPDKYHGLKDVEQRYRQRYLDLIVNPESKQTFIMRSKIIQSMRRYLDSKGYLEVETPTMHSIPGGASARPFITHHNALDMPLYMRIAIELHLKRLIVGGLEKVYEIGRVFRNEGVSTRHNPEFTMIELYEAYADYKDIMNLTENLIAHIAEEVLGTTTIQYGEDEIDLKPEWKRLHMVEAVKEATGVDFWQEMSVEEAQQHAADHGIEITKNMTVGHIINEFFEQKVEETLVQPTFIYGHPVEISPLAKKNPEDPRFTDRFELFIVRREHANAFTELNDPIDQRERFEAQLKEREEGNDEAHLMDDDFVEALEYGMPPTGGLGIGIDRLIMLLTNSPSIRDVLLFPQMRNR; from the coding sequence ATGAGTAATGAAGGGCTTAATAACGAAGAATTAAATGACCAATTCCAGGTCAGACGTGACAAAATGAATAAAATGAGAGAAGAAGGTATCGATCCGTTCGGTGAACGATATGACCGTTCTCATCAATCTGCACAAATTATTGCTGAATACGATGAGTTTTCTAAAGAAGACTTAGAAGAAAAGTCTGCACAAGTAACGATCGCTGGACGTATGATGACAAAGCGTGGAAAAGGGAAAGCTGGCTTTGCGCATATCCAAGACTTAGAAGGACAAATCCAAATCTACGTTCGTAAAGATAGTGTAGGAGAAGAAGCTTATGAATTATTCAAAAGCTCAGACCTAGGCGATATTATCGGTGTAACAGGAACAGTATTTAAAACGAATGTAGGCGAACTTTCTATTAAAGCGACTAGCTTTGAGGTTCTCACAAAAGCACTTCGCCCGCTTCCTGACAAATATCATGGACTTAAAGATGTCGAACAACGCTATCGTCAGCGTTACCTTGACCTGATTGTAAATCCAGAAAGTAAGCAGACGTTCATCATGCGAAGCAAGATCATCCAATCTATGAGAAGATACTTAGATTCTAAAGGATACCTAGAAGTTGAAACACCAACAATGCACAGCATCCCTGGTGGTGCATCAGCACGTCCTTTCATTACTCATCACAATGCACTGGATATGCCACTTTATATGCGTATTGCGATTGAATTGCACTTAAAACGCCTTATTGTCGGTGGTCTAGAGAAGGTATACGAGATTGGCCGTGTATTCCGTAACGAAGGTGTATCAACTCGTCATAACCCAGAATTCACTATGATCGAGCTTTACGAAGCTTACGCAGATTACAAAGACATCATGAACCTAACTGAAAACCTGATTGCTCATATTGCCGAAGAGGTACTAGGAACAACCACTATTCAATACGGAGAAGATGAAATTGATCTGAAGCCTGAATGGAAGAGACTCCATATGGTTGAAGCAGTCAAAGAAGCAACTGGTGTAGACTTCTGGCAGGAGATGTCTGTAGAAGAAGCGCAACAGCATGCAGCTGATCACGGAATTGAAATTACGAAAAATATGACGGTAGGTCATATCATCAATGAGTTCTTCGAGCAAAAAGTGGAGGAAACATTGGTACAGCCTACATTTATTTACGGACATCCAGTGGAGATTTCTCCATTAGCTAAGAAAAATCCTGAAGACCCTCGCTTCACAGATCGCTTTGAGCTATTTATCGTACGCCGTGAGCATGCTAATGCATTCACAGAACTAAATGATCCAATCGATCAAAGAGAACGATTCGAAGCTCAATTAAAAGAACGTGAAGAAGGAAATGACGAAGCGCATCTAATGGATGACGATTTTGTTGAAGCATTAGAATATGGTATGCCTCCAACAGGCGGACTAGGAATCGGTATCGACCGGTTAATCATGCTATTAACAAATTCTCCATCAATCAGAGATGTACTGCTTTTCCCGCAAATGAGAAACCGCTAA
- the folK gene encoding 2-amino-4-hydroxy-6-hydroxymethyldihydropteridine diphosphokinase, with protein sequence MNNTAYIALGSNIGKKETYLKEAVKKLHEHPEVQVESISSIYETTPVGYENQDDFLNMAVKISTSLRPNELLALTQKIEQELGRTREVRWGPRTADLDILLYNRENIETEQLVVPHPRMYERLFVLVPLSEICPEIGEVQINAVTDQEGVSIWKKTCGVEEFVHTES encoded by the coding sequence ATGAACAATACCGCATACATTGCTTTAGGTTCGAACATAGGGAAAAAGGAAACTTATTTAAAAGAAGCCGTCAAAAAACTACACGAACATCCAGAGGTTCAAGTAGAATCGATCTCTTCTATATATGAAACAACACCTGTAGGTTACGAAAACCAAGATGACTTTTTAAATATGGCTGTGAAAATTTCCACCTCGCTTCGTCCAAATGAATTACTGGCACTTACTCAGAAAATCGAGCAAGAGTTAGGTAGAACGAGAGAAGTGAGATGGGGACCACGAACGGCTGACCTTGACATTTTACTTTATAATCGTGAAAATATTGAAACAGAACAGCTCGTAGTGCCACATCCTAGAATGTACGAACGTTTATTCGTTCTCGTTCCGCTGAGTGAGATTTGCCCGGAAATCGGCGAAGTACAAATAAATGCCGTAACAGACCAAGAAGGTGTAAGCATATGGAAAAAGACGTGTGGGGTAGAAGAATTCGTGCATACCGAAAGCTAA
- the folP gene encoding dihydropteroate synthase — protein MTQQVIKQPKVIQAKHHTLSYEEKTLVMGILNVTPDSFSDGGKFNQVDKALAHAAQLIEDGAHIIDIGGESTRPGAAFVSEQEELSRVIPVIEKITKELDVPISIDTYKAHVADEAVKAGASIINDVWGAKADPQMAHVAAKHNVPIILMHNRPERNYTHLISDMIADLKESVQIVKQAGVCDDMIILDPGIGFSKNKEDNLMVMNELEHFCQLGYPLLLATSRKRFIGAVLDLPPEERTEGTGATVCLGIQKGSAMVRVHDVKEIARMAKMMDAMLNKGGAYHR, from the coding sequence ATGACACAACAAGTGATAAAGCAGCCTAAAGTCATACAAGCCAAGCACCACACCCTTAGTTATGAAGAAAAGACATTGGTCATGGGCATTTTAAATGTCACACCTGACTCTTTTTCAGATGGAGGAAAGTTTAATCAAGTGGATAAAGCGCTGGCTCATGCAGCACAGCTGATAGAGGACGGGGCACATATCATTGATATAGGCGGAGAATCGACTCGCCCAGGAGCGGCATTTGTCTCAGAACAAGAAGAGCTTTCAAGAGTCATTCCCGTCATCGAAAAGATCACAAAAGAATTGGATGTTCCAATTTCTATTGATACGTATAAAGCTCATGTGGCAGATGAAGCAGTGAAAGCTGGAGCTTCCATCATTAATGATGTATGGGGAGCGAAGGCAGATCCTCAAATGGCGCACGTAGCAGCGAAGCACAATGTGCCAATTATTTTAATGCACAATCGGCCAGAACGAAATTACACACATCTAATTTCAGATATGATCGCAGATTTGAAAGAAAGTGTTCAAATTGTAAAACAAGCCGGTGTCTGTGATGACATGATCATATTAGACCCAGGTATAGGGTTTTCGAAAAATAAAGAGGACAACCTGATGGTCATGAATGAGCTTGAACATTTTTGTCAGCTCGGGTATCCACTGCTCTTAGCTACATCTCGAAAACGATTCATCGGAGCTGTCTTAGACCTGCCACCGGAAGAGCGTACTGAAGGAACGGGGGCGACGGTCTGCCTTGGAATTCAAAAAGGCAGTGCGATGGTTCGGGTACATGATGTAAAAGAAATCGCAAGAATGGCAAAAATGATGGATGCCATGCTGAATAAGGGAGGCGCTTATCATCGATAA